A region of Subtercola boreus DNA encodes the following proteins:
- the galT gene encoding galactose-1-phosphate uridylyltransferase — protein sequence MPPSTTGPVEDLSLVEGRPIRKRPHVLADGRELIYYDDADTTLAPERLPDERDLDPRPPVATMRQDVLTGEWISIAAARNNRVFLPPANLDPLAPQAPDNPSEVPSLYDVAVFENRSPSFGPSLLEAGETPVPEDSGIGLGRSRASIGRCEVVCFSPEREGSFGSLSTSRARTVIEAWADRTAVLSALPGIEQVFPFENRGEQVGVTLHHPHGQIYSYPFVSPRTQRLVASIESYGPTLFADILASEQSGERMIVQGEHWSAFVPFAARWPVEVHILPHRQLPDLAATTSAERDELAVLYPRVLRAIDGLYPTPTPYIAGWHQAPVNSHRDDIRLMMQITSPRRAVDRLKFLAGSESAMGAFIGDVPPETTARNLRESFETHD from the coding sequence ATGCCCCCCTCCACGACAGGACCTGTCGAAGACCTCTCCCTCGTCGAAGGGCGCCCGATCCGCAAACGCCCGCACGTGCTGGCCGACGGTCGTGAGCTGATCTACTACGACGACGCCGACACCACGCTGGCGCCCGAACGCCTGCCCGACGAGCGCGACCTCGACCCGCGACCGCCCGTTGCGACAATGCGCCAGGACGTGCTCACCGGCGAGTGGATCTCCATCGCCGCCGCCCGCAACAACCGCGTCTTCCTGCCGCCCGCGAACCTCGATCCGCTCGCCCCGCAGGCTCCCGACAACCCGTCCGAGGTGCCAAGCCTCTACGACGTCGCCGTGTTCGAGAACCGCTCGCCCTCGTTCGGCCCCAGCCTGCTGGAGGCGGGTGAGACGCCGGTGCCCGAGGATTCCGGGATCGGGCTCGGCCGGTCCCGGGCATCCATCGGCCGCTGCGAGGTCGTCTGCTTCAGCCCTGAGCGCGAGGGCTCGTTCGGCTCGCTGTCGACCTCGCGGGCCCGCACGGTGATCGAGGCGTGGGCTGACCGCACCGCCGTGCTGAGCGCACTGCCGGGCATCGAGCAGGTGTTCCCGTTCGAGAACCGGGGCGAGCAGGTCGGCGTGACGCTCCACCACCCGCACGGCCAGATCTACTCCTACCCCTTCGTCAGCCCGCGCACCCAGCGCCTCGTCGCCTCGATCGAGAGCTACGGCCCGACACTGTTCGCCGACATCCTCGCGAGCGAGCAGTCGGGCGAACGGATGATCGTGCAGGGCGAACACTGGAGCGCCTTTGTTCCGTTCGCCGCCCGCTGGCCCGTCGAGGTGCACATCCTGCCGCACCGCCAGCTGCCCGACCTCGCCGCGACGACCTCCGCCGAGCGTGACGAGCTCGCCGTGCTGTACCCGCGCGTGCTGCGGGCGATCGACGGGCTCTACCCCACGCCGACGCCGTACATCGCGGGCTGGCACCAGGCGCCCGTGAACTCGCACCGCGACGACATCCGCCTGATGATGCAGATCACGTCCCCGCGCCGCGCCGTCGACCGGCTGAAGTTCCTGGCCGGCTCGGAGTCGGCGATGGGCGCCTTCATCGGCGACGTTCCGCCCGAGACCACGGCCCGCAACCTGCGAGAGAGCTTCGAGACCCATGACTGA
- the galK gene encoding galactokinase, producing the protein MTELHPDAANSGDANPGAANSDAANPDDANLDAAHPDAALFAALAAEFEARHGSRPAGFWSAPGRVNLIGEHTDYNEGFVLPFAIDRRAVVALGPSAPAGASDVTAPDARPTARVSSTFSEQIVELPLADLTPDALADWSAYPLGVAWALAERAAATSGAAISGTPSGPVLPGFALHIHSDVPIGAGLSSSAAIECATAVALNEFWQLGLDPVELARIGQIAENQAVGAPTGIMDQSASMLGRADAAVFLDCRSMNTESVPLGLHAEDLEILVIDTRVSHDHATGGYASRRASCEAAASAMGARSLRDLTVADLPRMQQVLDDETFRRARHVITENERVEETVRLLETEGPLAIGALLDASHSSMRDDFEISVPELDLAVEVSQASGAVGARMTGGGFGGSALALIRRDSRPALEAAIVEAFRARGFARPDLFVVQPSAGATLKGHLDD; encoded by the coding sequence ATGACTGAGCTGCACCCCGACGCCGCGAACTCCGGCGACGCGAACCCCGGCGCCGCGAATTCCGACGCCGCGAACCCCGACGACGCGAACCTCGACGCCGCGCACCCCGACGCCGCCCTCTTCGCCGCCCTCGCCGCCGAGTTCGAGGCGCGCCACGGCAGCCGGCCGGCCGGTTTCTGGTCGGCACCGGGCCGCGTGAACCTGATCGGCGAGCACACCGACTACAACGAGGGCTTCGTGCTCCCGTTCGCGATCGACCGGCGTGCCGTCGTCGCACTCGGCCCGTCGGCTCCGGCCGGCGCATCGGACGTGACGGCCCCGGATGCCCGGCCCACCGCCCGCGTCTCGTCGACCTTCTCCGAGCAGATCGTCGAGCTGCCCCTCGCCGACCTCACCCCGGACGCCCTCGCCGACTGGTCGGCCTACCCCCTCGGCGTGGCGTGGGCGCTCGCCGAGCGCGCAGCCGCGACATCCGGAGCCGCGATATCCGGAACCCCCAGCGGCCCCGTGCTCCCCGGTTTTGCGCTGCACATCCACTCCGACGTGCCCATCGGCGCTGGCCTCTCGTCGTCCGCGGCGATCGAGTGCGCGACCGCCGTCGCCCTCAACGAGTTCTGGCAGCTGGGCCTCGACCCCGTCGAGCTCGCCCGCATCGGCCAGATCGCCGAGAACCAGGCCGTCGGCGCTCCGACCGGCATCATGGACCAGTCCGCCAGCATGCTCGGCCGCGCCGACGCGGCGGTCTTCCTCGACTGCCGCAGCATGAACACCGAGAGCGTCCCCCTCGGGCTCCACGCCGAAGACCTCGAGATCCTCGTGATCGACACCCGGGTCAGCCACGACCACGCCACCGGAGGCTACGCGAGCCGCCGGGCATCCTGCGAGGCCGCCGCAAGCGCGATGGGCGCCCGATCGCTCCGTGACCTGACGGTCGCCGACCTGCCGCGCATGCAGCAGGTGCTCGACGACGAGACCTTCCGCCGTGCACGGCACGTCATCACCGAGAACGAGCGTGTCGAAGAGACCGTTCGCCTGCTCGAAACGGAGGGTCCGCTCGCGATCGGCGCCCTGCTCGACGCCTCACACAGCTCGATGCGCGACGACTTCGAGATCTCCGTCCCCGAGCTCGACCTCGCCGTCGAGGTCTCCCAGGCGAGTGGTGCAGTGGGTGCCCGGATGACCGGCGGAGGCTTCGGCGGGTCGGCTCTCGCGCTCATCCGCCGCGACTCGAGGCCTGCCCTCGAGGCCGCTATTGTTGAAGCGTTCCGGGCCCGCGGCTTCGCGCGGCCGGACCTGTTCGTGGTCCAGCCCTCGGCCGGGGCCACCCTGAAAGGCCACCTCGATGACTGA
- the galE gene encoding UDP-glucose 4-epimerase GalE: MTWLVTGGAGYIGSHVARAFLAAGIEVVVIDDLSSGRAGFVPDGVTLEQGSLVDKAFVDDVFARWASSEHPLTGVVHLAGYKYAGVSVQRPLHTYTQNITATVNLLEAMHETGVPSIVFSSSAAVYGNTPAEFVTEETGTSPESPYGETKLIGEWLIADQAVATGLRHTALRYFNVVGSATPEVSDTSPHNLFPLVFRALQEGKTPKIFGDDYPTPDGTCVRDYVHVADVAAAHVAAARKLDAGIPLDAAYNLGSGSGVSVREIMTSMASVTGIPFTPDVLPARPGDPARIVASGERAARDVDWMPAHTLADMISSGWAAALAASHSPS; the protein is encoded by the coding sequence ATGACCTGGCTCGTGACCGGCGGCGCCGGCTACATCGGATCGCACGTCGCCCGCGCCTTCCTCGCCGCCGGCATCGAGGTCGTCGTCATCGACGACCTCTCCAGCGGACGGGCCGGCTTCGTGCCCGACGGCGTGACGCTCGAACAGGGTTCCCTCGTCGACAAGGCCTTCGTCGACGACGTGTTCGCGCGCTGGGCCTCGTCCGAGCATCCGTTGACCGGTGTCGTGCACCTCGCGGGCTACAAGTACGCGGGTGTCTCCGTGCAGAGGCCCCTGCACACCTACACACAGAACATCACCGCCACGGTGAACCTGCTCGAGGCCATGCACGAGACCGGTGTGCCCTCGATCGTGTTCTCGTCGAGTGCCGCGGTGTATGGCAACACGCCCGCCGAGTTCGTCACCGAGGAGACCGGCACCTCGCCCGAGTCGCCCTACGGCGAGACCAAGCTCATCGGTGAGTGGCTGATCGCCGACCAGGCCGTGGCGACGGGGCTCCGGCACACGGCGCTCCGCTACTTCAACGTGGTCGGGTCGGCCACGCCCGAGGTGAGCGACACGAGCCCGCACAACCTCTTCCCGCTCGTGTTCCGTGCCCTGCAGGAGGGGAAGACGCCGAAGATCTTCGGCGACGACTACCCCACGCCCGACGGAACCTGCGTGCGCGACTATGTGCACGTGGCGGATGTCGCGGCGGCGCACGTCGCGGCCGCCCGCAAGCTCGACGCGGGCATCCCGCTCGACGCCGCCTACAACCTCGGCAGCGGCTCGGGCGTCTCGGTGCGAGAGATCATGACGTCGATGGCGTCGGTCACGGGCATCCCGTTCACTCCGGACGTGCTGCCGGCCCGCCCCGGCGACCCCGCCCGCATCGTGGCATCGGGCGAGCGCGCGGCGCGCGACGTCGACTGGATGCCCGCCCACACCCTCGCGGACATGATCTCCTCGGGCTGGGCGGCGGCGCTCGCTGCCTCGCACTCACCCTCGTAA
- a CDS encoding aldose 1-epimerase family protein codes for MTENDYPTGEQFDLVWPEHGVPSAHAVVTSVGAMLRVLEFGGVPVIQGFEKEAVPLFCAGWMLAPWPNRVRDGLWNDEGTPRQLPLTEPGRGNALHGFLFEQHHTVVRRTESSITLRANIRPTDGYPFALTVDTTFALAENALTVTHALANTGDRPAPAALGAHPYFRIGDVPIPELTVTVRAATRVLVDDRLNPTGAAPVAGTAFDLSAGAVVGGLDLDTAYFDLEAGADGRYVHTIEAPDARRIEVWGDGNYSHAQVFTTQIFPVGSGLGWAITVEPTTAPPDAFNSGVDLHLIEPGASWTASWGITYVPASGAAGRTPSEETA; via the coding sequence ATGACTGAGAACGACTACCCCACCGGCGAGCAGTTCGACCTGGTCTGGCCCGAGCACGGGGTGCCGAGCGCACACGCCGTCGTCACGTCGGTCGGGGCGATGCTGCGGGTGCTCGAGTTCGGCGGGGTGCCGGTCATCCAGGGCTTCGAGAAGGAGGCCGTGCCGCTGTTCTGCGCGGGCTGGATGCTCGCCCCCTGGCCGAACCGGGTGCGCGACGGGCTCTGGAACGACGAAGGCACGCCGCGGCAGCTGCCCCTCACGGAGCCGGGGCGCGGCAACGCGCTGCACGGCTTCCTGTTCGAGCAGCACCACACGGTGGTGCGTCGCACGGAGTCGTCGATCACCCTCCGGGCGAACATCCGGCCGACCGACGGCTACCCGTTCGCGCTGACCGTCGACACGACGTTCGCGCTGGCCGAGAACGCCCTGACGGTGACGCACGCGCTCGCCAACACGGGTGACCGCCCCGCGCCGGCCGCGCTCGGGGCGCACCCGTACTTCCGCATCGGTGACGTGCCGATCCCCGAGCTCACAGTGACGGTGCGCGCGGCGACCCGGGTGCTGGTGGATGACCGCCTGAACCCCACGGGCGCTGCGCCGGTCGCGGGCACGGCCTTCGACCTCTCTGCGGGCGCCGTCGTCGGAGGTCTCGACCTCGACACCGCCTACTTCGACCTCGAGGCGGGGGCGGACGGGCGCTACGTGCACACGATCGAAGCTCCGGATGCCCGCCGCATCGAGGTCTGGGGCGACGGGAACTACAGCCACGCCCAGGTCTTCACGACGCAGATCTTCCCGGTCGGCTCCGGACTCGGCTGGGCGATCACGGTCGAGCCGACCACGGCACCGCCGGACGCCTTCAACAGCGGTGTCGACCTACACCTGATCGAGCCCGGCGCCAGCTGGACGGCCTCGTGGGGCATCACCTACGTGCCCGCCTCCGGCGCTGCCGGCAGAACCCCTTCCGAGGAGACCGCATGA
- a CDS encoding DUF2231 domain-containing protein, which yields MFNGLPLHILLVHVVVIVLPAAALLTVLGAVWPAFRRKLGVITPVVALIGLISVPLATNAGEWLEERLNSTPLIQAHVALGDTLLPWAVGQFVVATAIWVWYRWFAAVRTVPGAPQRHVAAPGDAVRSAATAHATAAATPGRAAAGGSVPAGFQNPGIAGTDGPLAADGSVLLHGDDPFAPAAGTQPATPGIRPTAPPRSRAGRTASLAVSIAAIVVALVVSTGTVVKVVQIGESGSNAVWQGSFSPDPVEG from the coding sequence ATGTTCAACGGACTCCCCCTCCACATCCTGCTGGTGCACGTCGTCGTCATCGTGCTGCCCGCCGCGGCCCTCCTGACCGTGCTCGGTGCCGTCTGGCCGGCGTTCCGGCGGAAACTCGGCGTCATCACCCCGGTCGTCGCCCTCATCGGGCTCATCAGCGTGCCCCTCGCGACGAACGCCGGCGAGTGGCTCGAGGAACGGCTGAACTCGACCCCCCTGATCCAGGCGCACGTCGCGCTCGGCGATACGCTCCTGCCGTGGGCGGTCGGCCAGTTCGTCGTGGCGACTGCGATCTGGGTCTGGTACCGCTGGTTCGCCGCCGTGCGCACGGTGCCCGGGGCGCCGCAGCGTCACGTGGCCGCTCCGGGGGACGCCGTGCGCTCGGCAGCCACCGCACACGCCACGGCGGCTGCAACTCCGGGGCGAGCCGCCGCCGGTGGCTCGGTCCCTGCCGGGTTCCAAAACCCGGGCATCGCAGGGACTGACGGCCCACTCGCGGCCGACGGCTCGGTGCTGCTGCACGGCGACGACCCGTTCGCCCCGGCAGCCGGCACCCAGCCGGCCACCCCGGGCATCCGTCCCACTGCCCCGCCCCGCTCGCGGGCCGGCCGTACCGCTTCGCTCGCGGTCTCGATCGCGGCCATCGTCGTCGCCCTCGTGGTGTCGACCGGCACCGTCGTCAAGGTCGTGCAGATCGGCGAGTCCGGCTCGAACGCCGTCTGGCAGGGCTCCTTCAGCCCCGACCCCGTCGAGGGCTGA
- a CDS encoding DeoR/GlpR family DNA-binding transcription regulator — MADPENDQQLPAALRRERMLAVIDERGFARVGELGETFGVSDVTVRADLDELDRLKAIRRVHGGAVIRSRQLQAEPTLEQAIGASTAEKTTIGTLAASLVRPGQSVLLDVGSTALAVAESLVARGDLSDVVVITNGLRIALALEPGVVAGRLTVIVSGGTLRPQQHSLVEPLASSMIRGLHADLAFIGCNGVDGALGVTNLNLPEAQVKRLMLESASRAVIIADRSKLGQVHLGTVGSLREFDALVTGAAAAPDALAEEYEQAGLLVVTDAASAARF; from the coding sequence GTGGCCGACCCCGAGAACGACCAGCAACTGCCCGCAGCGCTCCGTCGGGAACGGATGCTCGCCGTGATCGACGAGCGCGGCTTCGCCCGCGTGGGTGAGCTCGGCGAGACCTTCGGAGTCTCCGACGTCACCGTGCGGGCCGACCTCGACGAGCTCGACCGCCTCAAGGCGATCCGTCGAGTGCACGGTGGGGCGGTCATCCGGAGCCGCCAACTGCAGGCCGAGCCGACTCTGGAGCAGGCGATCGGGGCGTCGACGGCCGAGAAGACGACCATCGGAACACTGGCCGCCTCGCTCGTGCGCCCCGGCCAGAGCGTGCTGCTCGACGTGGGATCGACCGCCCTCGCCGTGGCGGAGTCCCTCGTGGCGCGGGGCGACCTCAGCGACGTGGTGGTGATCACGAACGGGCTCCGCATCGCACTGGCCCTGGAGCCGGGCGTGGTGGCGGGGCGGCTGACCGTGATCGTCTCGGGCGGGACGCTCCGCCCGCAGCAGCACTCCCTCGTCGAACCGCTGGCGTCGTCGATGATCCGGGGGCTGCACGCCGACCTCGCGTTCATCGGCTGCAACGGGGTCGACGGGGCCCTCGGCGTGACGAACCTCAACCTGCCCGAGGCGCAGGTGAAGCGTCTGATGCTCGAGTCGGCGAGCCGCGCGGTGATCATCGCGGACCGCAGCAAGCTCGGCCAGGTGCACCTCGGCACCGTCGGATCGCTCCGCGAGTTCGACGCGCTGGTGACGGGTGCGGCGGCGGCCCCGGATGCCCTGGCCGAGGAATACGAGCAGGCGGGGTTGCTCGTGGTCACCGACGCGGCCTCAGCCGCCCGCTTCTAG
- a CDS encoding GAF and ANTAR domain-containing protein: MVERTVFEDALREISTAHEGRDEHGGLKSLCRPFLRVLPVTGAAISTIGSGLGVATICASDEAVARIDELQIDLGEGPCWDALATGRPVIHADVATEPRPSWPAFMEALREFDIGALFAFPLSLGELEVGSVDLYSSTPRGLSETEVADVSALARLAAWQVLRRVLADDSPKAFEVDGDPSPGFSRKQVHQATGMIIAQLDVPAPDALLLLRAHAFASGRTVRDVAHDVVSRRLDFSPGAFGAES; encoded by the coding sequence ATGGTCGAGCGTACAGTCTTCGAAGACGCCCTGCGGGAGATCTCGACGGCACATGAGGGGCGGGATGAGCACGGCGGGCTGAAGAGCCTGTGCCGGCCATTCCTCCGCGTGCTCCCGGTCACCGGTGCCGCCATCTCGACGATCGGCAGCGGCCTGGGGGTAGCCACGATCTGCGCCAGCGACGAGGCCGTCGCACGCATCGACGAACTGCAGATCGATCTCGGCGAGGGGCCGTGCTGGGACGCCCTCGCGACCGGTCGGCCGGTCATCCACGCGGATGTCGCCACCGAACCCCGACCCAGCTGGCCGGCCTTCATGGAGGCCCTCCGCGAGTTCGACATCGGAGCGCTTTTCGCCTTCCCGCTCTCGCTCGGGGAACTGGAGGTCGGTTCGGTCGATCTGTACTCGAGCACACCCCGCGGCCTGTCCGAGACCGAGGTCGCCGATGTCTCCGCCCTCGCTCGCCTGGCGGCCTGGCAGGTGCTCCGCCGGGTGTTGGCCGACGACTCGCCGAAGGCCTTCGAGGTCGATGGCGACCCGAGCCCCGGGTTCTCCCGCAAGCAGGTGCACCAGGCGACGGGGATGATCATCGCCCAGCTCGACGTGCCGGCGCCGGATGCCCTGCTCCTGCTGCGGGCGCACGCCTTCGCGTCGGGGCGCACCGTCCGCGACGTCGCGCATGATGTCGTCTCCCGTCGGCTCGACTTCTCTCCCGGAGCATTCGGAGCCGAGAGCTGA
- a CDS encoding histidine phosphatase family protein — protein MNATTLALVRHGETDWNAERRIQGRSDVPLNDTGRAQVRATAALLRDQEWDFVVCSPLSRARESAEIIAHELGLEVTGQIPELVERHYGRAEGMQDGDELRALRIPGGFLEAETEEEVAARASIALRGVVARNPGARIIVVAHGTLIRLTLSVLSGGPIESISNAGHCVISHLLDDDAAARWSLSVVNGVAWPVPEPA, from the coding sequence GTGAATGCCACCACTCTTGCGCTCGTCCGTCACGGGGAAACCGACTGGAACGCGGAGCGGCGCATCCAGGGTCGATCGGATGTTCCCCTGAACGACACCGGCCGGGCACAGGTCCGGGCCACGGCCGCGCTGCTCCGCGACCAGGAGTGGGATTTCGTGGTGTGCTCACCGCTGTCCCGCGCCCGGGAGAGCGCGGAGATCATCGCTCACGAGCTCGGCCTCGAAGTCACCGGCCAGATCCCCGAGCTTGTCGAGCGCCACTACGGCCGGGCCGAGGGCATGCAGGACGGCGACGAACTCCGTGCCCTCCGCATCCCGGGCGGATTCCTCGAGGCCGAGACCGAGGAGGAGGTCGCCGCACGGGCCTCCATCGCACTCCGCGGGGTCGTCGCCCGGAACCCGGGGGCACGCATCATCGTCGTGGCGCACGGCACGCTCATCCGGCTCACCCTCTCTGTGCTGAGCGGCGGGCCCATCGAATCGATCTCGAACGCCGGGCACTGCGTCATCAGCCACCTGCTGGACGACGACGCCGCCGCCCGGTGGTCGCTCTCCGTGGTGAACGGTGTGGCCTGGCCGGTGCCGGAACCCGCCTGA
- a CDS encoding anti-sigma factor family protein, which produces MSANDEGWAGGGRVDEPSDRFRDWDAAYVLGSLTPAERHEYEQHLAGCAGCRAALADLAGMPGLLATVSPAEALGLLDEPVRATPSPTLLPALIARAGRARRRRRLFQAVGALAVAAAVAVALVVSFQTQSPSSVQSLPGSTAPSGQSADDRLTFTAEVQSPLSAVAVLGEEPWGTRIDWTCTYEGQAGDGVERNYAMLVTDRTGQATQVASWMSGPGTTATPTATTSIRRSDIAAVSIVSGETGTVLLRSVLKNAG; this is translated from the coding sequence ATGAGTGCGAACGACGAAGGCTGGGCCGGTGGGGGTCGGGTCGATGAGCCCAGCGATCGCTTCCGCGACTGGGATGCCGCGTACGTGCTCGGCTCCCTCACGCCGGCGGAGCGTCACGAGTACGAGCAGCACCTGGCTGGCTGCGCCGGATGTCGCGCGGCGCTCGCCGACCTCGCCGGCATGCCGGGCCTCCTCGCCACGGTGTCGCCCGCGGAGGCGCTCGGCCTTCTCGACGAACCGGTGAGGGCGACCCCGTCGCCCACGCTCCTGCCCGCTCTGATCGCCCGGGCCGGTCGCGCGCGTCGGCGCCGACGCCTGTTCCAGGCTGTGGGCGCCCTGGCGGTGGCGGCAGCGGTCGCGGTGGCCCTCGTGGTCTCGTTCCAGACGCAGTCGCCCTCCTCGGTGCAGTCGCTCCCCGGGTCGACGGCTCCGTCCGGGCAGTCGGCGGATGACCGGCTGACGTTCACGGCTGAAGTGCAGAGTCCGCTGAGCGCTGTCGCTGTGCTGGGCGAGGAGCCGTGGGGCACCCGCATCGACTGGACCTGCACCTACGAGGGCCAGGCCGGTGACGGCGTCGAACGGAACTACGCGATGCTGGTCACGGACCGCACCGGGCAGGCCACGCAGGTCGCGTCGTGGATGTCGGGCCCGGGTACGACCGCGACGCCGACCGCCACCACGAGCATCCGGCGGTCGGACATCGCGGCCGTCTCGATCGTCTCGGGTGAGACGGGCACGGTGCTGCTGCGGTCGGTGCTGAAGAACGCGGGCTGA
- a CDS encoding ubiquinol-cytochrome c reductase iron-sulfur subunit produces the protein MTENKTVTRRVILTAGTTGVVGAGTLLLAACSTGGADSGASTSGGSAATGSTTGSATAPSGAASGSAAGGGAEIAKLADVPVGQATTVTFDGQEILVAQPTAGTVVAFSSVCPHQGCAVAFAKTDFACPCHGSTFELATGDVTRGPAQKGLTPVSLTVSGDTIVAG, from the coding sequence ATGACCGAGAACAAGACCGTCACCCGCCGCGTCATCCTCACCGCCGGAACCACGGGAGTGGTCGGTGCCGGCACCCTTCTGCTGGCCGCCTGCAGCACGGGCGGGGCGGACTCCGGCGCGTCGACGTCGGGCGGCAGCGCTGCCACGGGGTCGACGACCGGTTCTGCGACGGCACCGAGCGGTGCGGCATCCGGTTCCGCTGCAGGGGGCGGGGCGGAGATCGCAAAGCTCGCCGACGTGCCGGTCGGCCAGGCCACGACGGTCACGTTCGACGGCCAGGAGATCCTCGTCGCGCAGCCCACCGCCGGCACCGTGGTCGCGTTCAGCTCGGTCTGCCCGCACCAGGGCTGCGCCGTGGCATTCGCGAAGACGGACTTCGCGTGCCCCTGCCACGGGTCGACCTTCGAACTGGCGACCGGTGACGTGACGAGGGGGCCCGCCCAGAAGGGCCTCACCCCCGTCTCTCTGACGGTCTCGGGCGACACCATCGTCGCGGGCTGA
- a CDS encoding sigma-70 family RNA polymerase sigma factor: protein MDDQATLLRELHDQHAPALLRFVVRLTNDRQLAEDVVQETLFRAWRNPRVLQNAGVSPQSWLFTVARNLVIDDWRSARSRNEIGTDTVPERASADHTDQVLEAWLVSEAISGLSTPHREVLVHSFYGQKTVAEIGALLGIPEGTVKSRLHYALRAVRLSLQEKGVTR from the coding sequence ATGGACGACCAGGCCACTCTGCTCCGCGAACTCCACGACCAGCACGCCCCCGCACTGCTGCGTTTCGTGGTGCGCCTGACGAACGACCGCCAGCTCGCGGAGGACGTGGTGCAGGAGACCCTGTTCCGTGCCTGGCGGAACCCCCGGGTGCTGCAGAACGCCGGCGTCTCCCCGCAGTCCTGGCTGTTCACCGTGGCGCGCAACCTCGTGATCGACGACTGGCGGAGCGCGCGGTCGCGCAACGAGATCGGCACCGACACCGTTCCGGAACGGGCATCCGCCGACCACACCGACCAGGTGCTCGAGGCGTGGCTGGTCTCCGAGGCGATCAGTGGGCTCTCCACGCCGCACCGGGAGGTTCTCGTGCATTCGTTCTACGGCCAGAAGACGGTCGCCGAGATCGGTGCCCTCCTCGGCATCCCGGAGGGCACGGTGAAGTCGCGGTTGCACTATGCGCTCCGTGCGGTCAGGCTCTCCCTGCAGGAGAAGGGGGTGACGAGATGA
- a CDS encoding GAF and ANTAR domain-containing protein produces MTDASREGLLASTFVSLADSLVVGYDVVDLLQNLVDTCATVLDAAAAGLLLADEDDVLEVVAATSERSRLLEILQLRAGLGPCVTCYETGKVVSIPDIREMRTEWNVFREGALEQGFLSVHAVPLRLRGFTMGALNLFRESTGPLNHEDAAAAQALADMATIGIVHERTLRQSEVAREQLQRALDSRVVIEQAKGVIAQSRSIDMNEAFTRLRTHARTRGLPLSQVAAQVVNRDIIL; encoded by the coding sequence ATGACGGATGCGTCGCGGGAAGGTCTCCTCGCCTCGACCTTCGTGTCGCTGGCCGACTCTCTCGTGGTCGGGTACGACGTCGTCGACCTGCTGCAGAACCTCGTCGACACCTGCGCCACCGTTCTGGATGCCGCCGCGGCCGGCCTGCTGCTCGCCGACGAGGACGACGTGCTCGAAGTCGTCGCCGCGACGAGTGAGCGCAGCAGGCTGCTCGAGATCCTGCAGCTGCGTGCCGGCCTCGGCCCATGCGTCACCTGCTACGAGACAGGAAAGGTCGTCTCCATCCCGGACATCCGCGAGATGCGCACGGAGTGGAACGTTTTCCGCGAAGGCGCGCTCGAGCAGGGCTTCCTGTCGGTGCACGCCGTTCCGCTCCGGTTGCGGGGCTTCACCATGGGGGCCCTCAACCTGTTCCGTGAGAGCACCGGCCCGCTGAACCATGAAGACGCGGCAGCCGCCCAGGCCCTGGCCGACATGGCCACGATCGGCATCGTGCACGAGCGTACGCTCCGCCAGAGCGAGGTGGCCCGCGAGCAGCTGCAGCGCGCCCTCGACAGCAGGGTGGTGATCGAGCAGGCGAAAGGCGTGATCGCCCAGTCGCGCTCGATCGACATGAATGAGGCGTTCACCCGCCTGCGCACGCACGCCCGAACCCGGGGCCTCCCGCTCAGCCAGGTGGCGGCGCAGGTCGTCAACCGGGACATCATCCTCTGA